From the Halomonas sp. MCCC 1A13316 genome, the window TATGGCCGCCGCCGCCGGGTACGCTGTTGTCCAGGAAGAAACCGGAGATCGGCGCGTTGTCGCGGGTCAGTACGGCGTAGTTGAGGCTGGCCACCACCAGGCCGAGGGCGCCGGACAGGACGATGTCGCGCAGGCTGCGGCGATTCGAAGACTCCGGGGGTGTCTTCTGCGGCAGGAAGAACAGCGCCAGCATCAGCAGGATCATGGTCACTACTTCCACCGAGAGCTGGGTCAACGCCAGGTCGGGGGCGGAGAAGCGAGCGAAGGTCAGTGACACCACCAGCCCAACGACCGACAGCAGCAGCAGCGAAATCAGGCGATAGCGGTGCGTGATCGCGGTGCCGAGGCCACCGAACAGCAGCAGGCCGGCACCCAGCAACAGGATGCCATCCAGGGGCTGGTTACCCTTCTCACCGGTAAGGCCGGTCATCTCCACGAGCCCCAGCGCGCCAGCAACCAAGGTGGCGAGTAACAGCCAGGACATGTAGCGCTGCAGCGAAGCACCGTCGAACCAGGCAAGTCCGGCTTCGGCGGTATTGCCCAGGCGCTGAACGGCCGACTCGAAGACGAGCCGGGCGTCGACTGGACGAAAGCTGCGGGCGAAGCGCCGCAGATCCGCGTGACGCCAGTAGGCAGCGGCCCCTGCGACCAGCGCGATCAGGCTCATGATCAGCGGCAGGTTGATGCCGTGCCAGATCGCCAGGTGAAACTCGAGCGGCTCGCCCAGCGCGGCCCGGACGGCCGGGGCGAGCAGCCCCTCGGCCAGCACCGGCACGAGTCCTACCGCCACGCAGATCGCTACTAGCAGTTCCACGGGGGCACGCATCAGGCGCGGCGGCTCGTGGGCCGCCTTCGGCGGCGGTTCCTGGGCGGGCTTGAAGAAGACCGCATGAACCAGGCGCAGGGAGTAGGCGACCGAGAGAATGCCGCCGAGCGTGGCCAGCGCCGGCAGCAGCCAGCTCAACCCGCCCAATACCGGGGTGGCCAGGGTCTCGGTGAAGAACATCTCCTTGGAGAGGAAGCCGTTGAGCAGCGGTACGCCGGCCATGGCGGCTGCGGCGAGGGTGGTCAGTAGGGCGGTCACCGGCATGGCGCGGCGCAGCCCGCCCAGACGGCCGAGTTCGCGGGTGCCGGTCTCGTGGTCGACGATGCCCGCGCTCATGAACAGCGCCGCCTTGAAGGTGGCGTGGTTGAGAATATGAAAGAGCGCGGCTAGCACGGCCATTGGGCTGCCGATCCCCAGCAGCATGGTGATAAGTCCCAAGTGGCTGACGGTGGAGAAGGCCAGTATGCCTTTCAGGTCGGTCTTGAGCAGCGCGAACCAGGCGCCGTACAGCAGCGTGGCGGCACCCACCAGCGAGACCGTTACCGACCACAGTGCGCTGTCGGCAATGGCCGGGTGCAGTCGCGCCATCAGGAAGATGCCTGCCTTGACCATGGTGGCGGAGTGTAGGTAGGCCGAGACCGGCGTCGGCGCCGCCATGGCGTGTGGCAGCCAGAACTGGAAAGGGAACTGGGCCGACTTGGTGAAGGCGCCCAGCAGCACCAGTGCTAGCATCAACGGGTAGTGGGGGTCGGCAACGATGATGTCGCCGCTCGCCAGCACCTGGTCCATGGAGTAGCTGCCCACCATATCGCCCAACATCAGCAGGCCGGCCAGCAGGGCGAGGCCACCCGCGCCGGTCACGGTCAGGGCCATGCGTGCGCCCTTGCGCGCCTCGCTCTGGTGGGACCAAAAGCCGATCAGCAGGAAGGAGGAGATGCTGGTGAGCTCCCAGTAGAGCCACAGCAGGATCAGATTGTCCGCCATGACGATGCCGACCATGGAGGCCATGAACAGGATCAGATAGGCATAGAAGCGGCCGAAGGGCTCCTCGGGTGAAAGATAAAAATGCGCATAGAGCAGAATCAGCAGGCCGATACCGAGAATCAACAGATTGAACAGCAACGACAGGCCGTCCAGCCGAAAGGCCAGCTCGAGGCCGAGGGCAGGCAGCCACTCTAGTGAGAAGCGCAACGCTTCGTCCGCCGCCAGCGCCGGCCACTGAGCCAGGGCCAGTAGCAGGGCGAGGGTCGGTGGCGCGGCGGTGGCCAGCGTGCAGAAGCGTCGGCCTCGGTGCGCGCTGAACATGGGCACCAGCATGCCCAGCAGCGGTAGCAGGGGTATCCACAACAATGTCATCGTTAGCTCATCCTGCGCGGGTCCGTGAGGAAGAGGGCATAGTTTGCCTACAGGACAGGAGGACGCAAGCATCAAGCGCTTGTTTCCCGTCCTTGGGTCAGAACGGTCCTATAATGCCGCTTCCCACCATGGCAACGCAAAGCGGGCACGTTTGTGCCTCCTTGCCATTCAATACCTTGTCTCTATAAAGTGGATTGCGACGAACCGGTGGGAGCGATGCCTTGGCGTGGCGCCCACCCAATGCCTGGGAGGACGCCGTATGCAGCTGGCCGTACTGGGTGGCTTCGTGGTGGCGGGAATGGCACCGCTACTGCACCGCTGGTTCGGTGATCGAACGCCGCTGGTAATGGCCTTGCTGCCGGCTTCCCTGGCCGCCTGGCTGCTCGGGCAGTGGCCGACGGTGACGGCGGGCGAAGTGCTGCTGCTCGAGTGGGCCTGGGTGCCGGGGCTCGACGTCACGCTGAGTTTCCTGATCGATGGTCTGTCCTGGCTGTTCGCCATGCTGATCACGGTGATCGGTAGCCTGGTGCTGGTGTATACCGGCGACTACCTGCGCGGCCATCGCGACCTGCCACGTTTCCTTGTCGTGCTCGTCGCCTTCATGATGTCGATGCTCGGCCTGGTGCTGGCCGACAATCTGGTGACACTGTTCGTGTTCTGGGAACTCACCAGTATCACCTCCTTCCTGCTAATCGGCTTCAATCATAGTGACCTGTCGGCGCGCAAGGCCGCGCAACAGGGCCTGTATGTCACCGCTGGCGGCGGGCTGGCGCTGCTCGCCGGTTTCGTCATGCTGGCCATGGCGGGGGGCAGCTGGTCGCTGGCCGAACTGACGACACGGGGCGAGGCGCTGCGCGCCCACGCTCTTTACCTGCCATTGCTTGTTTGCCTGCTGATCGGCGCCTTTACCAAGTCGGCTCAGTTCCCGTTCCATTTCTGGCTGCCCAATGCCATGGCCGCACCGACACCGGTCTCGGCCTACCTGCATTCGGCGACCATGGTGAAGGCAGGGATCTATCTGCTAGCCCGTCTGCATCCGGCCCTCGGTGGTACCGATGCCTGGACACTCAGCCTGTCGCTGGTGGGGGCGATGACCATGGTCACCGGCGCTTTCCTGGCGATCCATCACACCAACGTCAAGAAATTGCTGGCTTATTCCACGGTCATGGCGCTGGGTACCCTGACCTTGCTGCTGGGGCTTGGCACCCCCGGGGCGCTGGTCGCGTTCGTGGCCTTTCTGCTGGCGCATTCCCTCTACAAGGGCGCGCTGTTCCTGGTGGCAGGCATTCTCGATCACGAGACCGGCACCAAGGATGTCACCCACATGGGCGGGTTGCGCCATGCGATGCCCCGCACCGCTGCGATTGCCGCGGTTGCCGCGCTGTCGCTGGCCGGCATGCCGCCGCTGCTGGGTTTCGTCGGCAAAGAACTGCTTCTCGAGTCGGCGTTGGCTGCCGAGCAGTATCGAATCTTGATTGTCGTGCTGACGTTCGTGGCTTCCGTCCTCACCCTGGCGGTGGCGGCCATCGTTGCCCTGCGGCCGTTCTTCGGGCCTTTGCGTCGAACGCCACGCTCACCCCGCGAGGCGCCACTCGGCATGCTTGTGGGGCCGGCCTTGCTAGCCGCGCTGTCTCTGATATTCGGCCTGGCGCCGGGATGGCTCGACGGCCTGGTGGCGGTGACAGTGGGCGAGATCGGCGCAGTCGACCATGACGTGCACCTGGCACTTTGGCACGGCATCAATCTGCCGCTCATGATGTCGCTGGCTAGCCTGCTGCTGGGGTTGGCGGTATGGCGTCGCTGGGATCGCCTGCGGGCTCACCTGGCCCGGCTCAGGCCGCTCATGGCGCGCGGCCCCGAAGCCGGCTACGAGGCCTTGATGGCCGGACTGGTGATGGTCGCCGAATGGCAGACCCGGATGCTGCAGAACGGACATATTCGTAACTACCTGATCGTGACGCTGCTGACGCTACTGGGACTGGTCGGCCATGCACTGTTCTTCCGCCACGTGCCGAGCCTCGAGGCACCTCTGGACCTTTACCTGCACGAGGCCATGGTTGCCGGGTTGATGGTCGCCGGGGCGGTGGCCGCCTGCGTGATGCGCTCGCGCCTGGCTGCCGTCGCCGCGGTTGGCATCATGGGCTTCTCAATCGCCTTGGTCTTCGTCCTGTTCAGCGCGCCGGATCTGGCCATCACCCAACTGCTGGTGGAAACCCTGACGGTGGTCCTGCTGGTGCTGGTGCTGTTCCGGCTGCCGCGTTTCGCCACCCTGTCCACGCCCACCGAACGCGCACGCGACCTGGTCGTGGCCGGGCTGAGCGGCATCATGGTGACGCTGCTGATGCTCTCGGTGCTGGCCGGCGAGCGCTTGCCTCGCATCTCCGACTACCTGATCACCAACAGCCAGCCACAGGGCCACGGCCACAATATCGTCAATGTCATTCTGGTGGATTTCCGTGCCCTGGACACCTTGGGCGAGATGTTCGTACTGGCGTTGGCGGCCGTCGGTGTGCTGGCCATGCTGCGCTTCCATGCCAAATCGGGTGGCACCGAACCCATCCCGCCGCGGGAGAGTGACGATGGTTAGATCGGGCACCCTGATCCTCAGCGTGGCGGCGCGCCTTCTGCTGCCGCTGCAGCTGCTGTTCTCGCTGTTCCTGCTATTGCGCGGACATGACGAACCGGGCGGCGGCTTCATCGCCGGGCTGGTGGCGTCGGGTGCCTTTACGCTTTATCTCTTCGCCTACGGCGGGCGGGCCATGCATGCCATGCTCAAGGTCTCGCCCCGCGACCTGATCGGCGCCGGACTGACGCTGGGCGTGCTCTCGACCCTACCGGCCTGGTGGCAGGGCGAGCCGTTCTTCACCGCTCAGTGGTGGACGATTCCGGTGATCGACTTCAAGGCTTCGACTCCGCTGCTATTCGATATCGGTGTCTATCTCGTGGTGCTCGGTTCCGTACTGACTGCCATCACCGCCCTGGTGGACACCGACAGGGAAGACGATGCCTGACATCAAGGAGGCTCCATGGAACCCCTGCTAGCCGTTGCCATCGGCATTCTGTTCGCCGCAGCCATCTACATGATGCTGCGCCGTTCCATCGTCAAGCTGGTGATCGGCCTGATGTTGCTTTCCAATGCCGCCAACCTGCTGATCTTCGTCTCCGCAGGACTGACCCGCGGTGCGCCGCCGCTGGTGCCGCAGGGGATGATCGCGCCGGAGGGCGTCGTGGCCGACCCGCTGCCGCAGGCGCTGGTGCTCACCGCCATCGTCATCGCTTTCGGCGTGCTGTCGTTCGCCGTGGTGCTGGTACGCCGCGCCTGGGAGATCGTGCGTGCCGACGACCTCGACCGGATGAGGGATACCGATACGTGAACCCGCAGATTGCGCTGCCTATCCTGATCCCGCTGCTTGCCGGAGCCGTGTCGCTGCTGTTCTGGCGCTCACGCCTGATGCAGCGGATAGTCGCGGTGTCTGGTACCGCATTGCTGCTGGCGTCCAGTATCTGGCTGCTGGCGTCGGTCAGCAGGGAGGGGATACTGGTGCTGCAGGTGGGTAACTGGCCGGCCCCTTTCGGCATCAGCCTGGTGGCCGATCTGCTTGGCGCCATCATGGTGGTTCTCACCGGTATCATCGGCTTCGCAGTGGCGCTTTACTCCCTGGCCACTACCGGTCGTGGCCACGAGGCCTACGGCTACTTTCCGCTGATGCATCTGTTGCTGGCTGGGGTCGCCGGGGCCTTTCTCACCGGTGACATCTTCAATCTCTACGTCTGGTTCGAGGTGATGCTGGTTGCTTCCTTCGCACTGCTGATACTCGGCAGCGAGAAGACGCAGATGGAGGGAGCGATCAAGTACGTCACTCTCAATCTGCTGTCGTCGGTGATCTTCCTGGTGGCCGTGGGGCTGCTCTACGGCATGGTCGGCACACTCAACATGGCCGATATCGCGCGTCGTCTGGCGAGCCTGGAAGACAACGGCATGGCCGATGTGCTGGCGATGATGTTCATGGTTGCCTTCGGCATCAAGGCGGCGGCCTTCCCGTTGTTCTTCTGGCTGCCGGCCTCCTACCACACGCCGCCGGTGGCGGTGTCGGCGCTGTTCGCCGGCCTGCTGACCAAGGTCGGCGTCTACGCGCTGTATCGGGTATTCACGCTGATCTTCCATCACAACCCGGGCTATACCCATGAGATCCTGCTTTGGGGCGCAGGGCTCACCATGCTTTCGGGGGTGCTGGGAGCGGCGGCCCAGTACGAGTTCCGGCGCATACTGTCGTTCCACATCGTCAGCCAGATCGGCTACATGATCCTGGGCCTGGCGCTGTTCACCCCACTGGCCATCATCGGCGGGGTTTTTTACATCGTGCATCACATTCTGGTGAAGACGAATCTCTTCCTGGTCAGCGGCATCGTGCATCGGCTTCAGGGCAGCTACCGGCTCAAGCGCCTGGGCGGGCTCTACCGCAGTCACCCTTGGCTGGCCGTGCTCTTCCTGGTGCCGGCGCTATCGCTGGCCGGCATGCCGCCGCTGTCGGGTTTCTTCGCCAAGTTCATCGTGATCCGTGCCGGCATCGAGGCCGAAGCCTACGGCGTGACCGCCATCGCTCTGCTGGTGGGGCTGCTCACGCTCTACTCGATGGTCAAGATCTGGTCGGAAGTGTTCTGGAAGACGGCGCCTGACGGAAACGAATCCCGCACCCATCCGGCGGTCGGGCAGCGTGAGCTGTGGCTGATGTCGCTGCCAGCGGTGGGCCTGGCGCTGTGTACGTTGTTCATCGGCCTGAACGCTGGGCCTCTCTATGACTTGGCAGAGGCATCGGCGGGTGAACTGCTCGCGCCCGAGCGATATATCGAGGCGGTACTCGGCCCGCTCGAGGAGCGCTCGCCATGATCGGGGCCGCCTGGAACCTGCTGCTGGGCGTCGCCTGGGTCGTGCTGACCGGCGACTTCAGTGGCGGCAACCTGCTCGCCGGCCTGACCTTCGGCTATCTGGTGCTGGCGCTGATCCAACCTCAAGTGCCGGCGCTGGCCGGCTATGCCCAGCGTCTCCCGCGTCTGATTCGCTTCGTGGGCTTCTTCTTCAAGGAGTTGCTGCTGGCCAACCTCAAGGTCGCCTTCGATGTCGTCACGCCGCCCTGGTACATGAGGCCCGGTGTGATTGCCATGCCGCTCAAGGCGCGTAGCGAGTTCGAAATCGCCCTGGTGGCCAACCTGATTTCGCTGACGCCGGGCACCCTGAGCCTGGACGTCTCCGACGACCGACGAGTGCTCTATATCCACGCCATGTTCCTCGATGACGAGGCCGAACTGCGCCGCAACCTGGCGGAGCTTGAGCGCCGCGCGCTGGAACTGTTCCACTAGCTGAGGAGGCGACCGTGTCGATCGTGATCCTGTCGAGTCTGGTACTCATGACCTTGGCGCTGTGCCTGGCCTTCGTGCGCCTATACATTGGCCCCAGCCTGCCGGATCGGGTGGTGGCGCTGGAACTCTTCTCCTCGATGATCGTCGGCATCATCGGAGTGGTGGCAATCGCCACCGACGTGCCCAGTCTGCTGGATGTGGCCATCGTCATGGCGCTGATGGCGTTCATGGCGGCCATCGGATTTGCGCGCTTCCTGGAACGCGGAGGGCCACGCGATGATTGAGATGCTCAAGGGCGGTCTGATCCTGGTCGGCGCCATCTTCATGTTCCTGGCCGCACTCGGTCTGGTGCGTCTACCCGATCTACTGACGCGCATGCATGCCACCACCAAGGCGGTCACCTTGGGGACCTCGCTGATCATGCTGGCAGTGGCGCTGCACTTCGGCGAAGTGGCGGTGGTGGCGCGAGCGCTGGGGGTGATTCTCTTCATCATGCTGACAGCACCGGTGGCCGCTCACGTGATCGGCCGCGCCGGCTATTTCGTCGGTGCCAAGCTGTGGCATGGTACGATCAAGGATGAACTGCGCCCCAACTATGACCCGCTCACCCATGAGCTCAAGAGCGGCCTTGAAACGGAGGCCAATGCCGTGCATAAACCCCGCGAGAACGACCCCGATTAACGTTCGCAACGGTCGCGCAACCGCTTGCGCGGTACATCGATCCCAGGTTGCAAGACTGGCCTGTCAGCCGCTTCTGCGCGATGATCGATGGCCATCAAAGTAAAGGATTACTGTTGTCATGATTCACCCACTTTTTCCTGCCGTCTTCCTCCTTCTGCTGCTGGCCGGCTGCCAGTCCGGCCCCGTACAGGAGGTGGCAGCCGACGAGCGCCAGCCGGATGCCATTGCATCGAATGAGGATGACGCACCGGATCCCGCTCCCAGCGAGGCCGAGGGGGCTTCGCCCGAAGATTTTCGGGTCTGGCTAAGCGATTTTCGCCGCCAGGCACGCAATGAGGGAGTCAGCGAAGCGACCCTGGCGCGTGCACTGGATGGCGTACGCTATCGACCACGTGTCATCGAGCTCGACCGTTCGCAACCGGAATTCGTGCGTCCCATCTGGCAATACCTGGACAGTGCCGTCTCCCAGGCTCGCATCAGCCAAGGGCAGGCCAAGCTCGCCGAACATCGTGAGACGGCACAGCGTATGGAGCAGCGCTACGAGGTTCCATCCGAAGTCGTGGTAGCGATATGGGGTATCGAGAGCAACTACGGCGGCAACTTCGGCGACTTCTCCACGCTCGAGGCGCTGGCAACCCTGGCGTTCGATGGGCGCAGGCGCGACTTTGCCCGCGGCGAACTGCTGGCCGCCCTGCGTATCCTCGAGGCGGGCGATATCTCGCCGGAGCGCATGATCGGCTCCTGGGCGGGCGCCATGGGGCATACCCAGTTCATCCCCTCCAGCTTCGAGTCCTACGCCGTGGATGGCGACGGCGACGGGCGTCGCGACATCTGGGGCAGCATTCCTGATGTGATGGCCTCCACCGCCAACTACCTGGCACGGGCCGGCTGGCAATTCGGCCAGCCCTGGGGCGTGGAGGTCCGCCTGCCACAAGGCTTCGACTATTCCCAGACCGAGCTGAGCACGCGTCGATCGAGCCGCGAGTGGGCGGAGCAGGGCGTGCAGGGTATCTCTGTCGGTAGCCTGCCCGGTTTCGAGCAGGCGTCGGTGATCGCTCCGGCCGGCGCGCGTGGGCCGGCTTTCCTGGTCGGACCCAACTATCGCGCCATCCTGCGCTATAACAACGCCACCAGTTATGCCCTGGCGGTGGGCACCTTGGCCAACAGGATCGCTGGGCGCGAGGGTATCCAGGCCGACTGGCCGCGGGAGGTTCAGCCGCTGAGTCGTAGTCAAGTGGGCGAGATGCAGCAAGCATTGAATGAGCGCGGCTTCGAAGTGGGCACGCCGGACGGCGTCATGGGACCCAACACTCGCGCTGGGCTGCGCGATTATCAGCGCAGCATCGGCGTCACGCCGGATGGTTTTGCCACCCTGGACCTGCTGCAGCGCCTGCAGCGTCCTTGAAGGTGACCGGGCTCGCATCGAGCCCGGCAGTCAATTGCGGAGGTCGATCAGTTGCCGTTCTCGCTGGTCCAGTCGTCGAGGGTCTCGCTGATGCGGCGTCCGGCCCGCTCGGCCCCTTCCTGGGCGCGTTCCCAGGCGGTTTCGGCACCCTCGCCGATGCGTTCGAGGCCTTTCTGGGTCTGGTGCCAGGCACTTTCGGTGCCTTCGCCCGCGGTATGCCAGGCCTCACGAGCGCGCTGGCGTGCGCTGTTCAACCAGTCCTGATCGTAACGCGGCAGGGCCTTGAGCGACTCGGCATCGGTCTCGACGATGATGTCGTGCCGGGTCTCGCCCTCTTCCTCGTAATTGACCAGCCGATAGTGCTGGTTGGTAAAGACGATCGTGTCGCCGTCCTGGCCCACTGAGTCGTGAGTATCGACGATGATGGCATGGACTCTCTGGTCGTCGCCAAGGAGCAGGTCGACGACTTCGCTGGGCTGGCTGGCCGGGGCGGCTTCGAAATGCACCTCGGCGTCGAAGATGGCACGGGCGGAGTAGAGACCCTGCGGGTCGTACTGAGCCTGCACGCCGATGGCGAGACCGGCGATGAACAGGCCGGCCGAGACGGCAACGGTCGTCCTTGTGAGGCGTAGCTGTGTCATCGTTTTGCCCTCCTTATCCTTGGTGACACGGACAGTGTAGTAGACGTAACGCATATGTCGGGGCCGGAACCGGCATGACGGAACAGGGTCCACTAAACGTTGGCGAAGGAAGGAGATTGGTCCATGCCCATGAAATGGTCGGCTATTTACCGGCAGTCTTGTCATATCCCGCTGCGCTGGATGGCCTCGGCTGGAGCGTTGTTCCTGCTGGCGATGCCGATGTCGGCAACGGCTGAGGATGAGCGGGCGGTGTTCGGTTGGGTCGAGAAGAGCACTCTCGAGCCCTGGGGCGTCGAGGTGAAGGCAAAGCTGGACAGCGGTGCACTGACGTCCTCGCTCGATGCGCGCGACATCGAACGCTTCGACAAGGAGGACGAAGAGTGGGTGCGCTTTCGCCTCAAGCTGGAGGATGAAGCGAATGGCGAGACCTTCAGTGAATGGCTGGAGCTGCCGCTTTATCGCAGTCTCAGGCTGCGCGGTGCAGGCGGCGTCGACCGTCGCCCCGTGGTGCTGATGAAAGTTTGCCTGGGCGATACCATCTACGAGGAGCAGTTCAGCCTGCGAGACCGTGGTGACATGAACTACCCCCTACTGCTTGGACGCCGCACCATCGGCCACCTGGGGCTGTTGGACGTGCGCAGCACCTTCCTGAGCGAGCCGGAGTGCGGCGAGAACGCCCCCTTGGTGGAGCACGATCCCGACGAAGAAGAGGCTTTTGGCGATGAGGCCTCGTCCGACTAGCGCCTGGCAGACCGCCCTAGAACAGGCGCGCCAGCAGGGCGACGACCGCCGTTTCCACGCGCAGGATGCGAGCGCCCAGGTGGATGCCCTCGCAGCCGGCTGCGAGCAGCCTCTCCACCTCGTGGGGAATGAAGCCACCCTCCGGCCCGACGAGCAGCACGGTCGGCTCACTGAGGCCCGTCGGGCAGGCCTGGGTCATGCCGGGGTGGGCCATGAGGCCTCGCCGGCCTTCGAGCAGCGTTGGCAGGCGCTCATCGGCGAAGGGGCGAAAGCCCTTGGCCAGGTGTACCTCGGGCAGTTGCGTGTCGCGGGCCTGTTCGAGCCCCAGTACCAAGTGTTCGCGAATCTTTGCCGGGTCAAGTTCCGGTGACTGCCAATAGCTTTTTTCCACCCGACGGGTGTGCAGCAGTGTGATCTGCTTCACGCCCATTGCCGTCACGTGTTCGAGGCTTCTGGCCAGCATGCGCGGGCGCGGCAGGGCCAGTACCAGATGCACCGGCAACGGCGGAGGGGGGGGCATGTCGAGCCCGTCGAAGGAAAAGCGGGCCTCGTCGTCGCTCAGCAGCGTGAGCTCGCCGCGACCGATGCCGCCGCCCGCCACGCCCAGTGTCAGGCTGTCGCCGACCCGGGCACGATGAACCTCCTTCAGGTGACGCAGGCGGCGTGGGTCGCGCAGGCATGCCAGGCGGTCGTGCTGGATCTCCTCGGGGCTTAGCAGGATCAGGTTCATCGGGCCTCGTTGGTCGCTTCGATTTGCAAGGGCGGTGGCGCGGTGCACAATAGCAGCCAAGGGCAGTTTGCCTTTCCAACAAGGAGTGCCATCGTGCGCGTGATTCGCAAGTATGCCAACCGCAGGCTCTATGATACCCAACAGAGTCGCTATGTGACGCTAGAGGATCTGCGCCGCTTGATTCTCGACGAAGAACCATTTCGGGTCGAGGATGCCAAGAGCGGGGAGGACCTGACCCGTACCATCCTGCTGTCGATCATCATTGAGCAGGAGCAGGCCGATGGCGAGGCCGAGGTGTTCTCCAACGACCTGTTGGCACAGTTCATCCGCGTCTACGACATGGCTCAACCGCTACCGTTGGCACGCTATCTCGAGCAGGGCACCCAACTGATGCTCGAACAGCAGAAGCGCATGCAGGACCAGTGGCAGCAGGCCATGCGCCACTCGCCCATGGAACTGATGCGCGAGATGGCCGAGGAGAACATGCGCTTCTGGCAGCAGGCGATCGGCAAGGGGCAGCCCGGCAAGCCGGAGTCGAAGGAAGAGAAAGGCGAAAACGACGACAAGTGACGATGCAGCGGACGTCGCTGACCCTGGCCAGGCAAGGCATAGTCGCTCTGGGCGGGGGCGTGCCGGGCCGCTTTCTGCCATAATGCCGCGACGTTTTCCCAGCCGAACATCAGGCCCATCGTCAACCGGGCCTGCGCAGCAATAGACAGGATAAGCAAGCGGATGAAGGTTCTGATCATCGGCGGCGGTGGCCGCGAAC encodes:
- a CDS encoding monovalent cation/H+ antiporter subunit A, producing MTLLWIPLLPLLGMLVPMFSAHRGRRFCTLATAAPPTLALLLALAQWPALAADEALRFSLEWLPALGLELAFRLDGLSLLFNLLILGIGLLILLYAHFYLSPEEPFGRFYAYLILFMASMVGIVMADNLILLWLYWELTSISSFLLIGFWSHQSEARKGARMALTVTGAGGLALLAGLLMLGDMVGSYSMDQVLASGDIIVADPHYPLMLALVLLGAFTKSAQFPFQFWLPHAMAAPTPVSAYLHSATMVKAGIFLMARLHPAIADSALWSVTVSLVGAATLLYGAWFALLKTDLKGILAFSTVSHLGLITMLLGIGSPMAVLAALFHILNHATFKAALFMSAGIVDHETGTRELGRLGGLRRAMPVTALLTTLAAAAMAGVPLLNGFLSKEMFFTETLATPVLGGLSWLLPALATLGGILSVAYSLRLVHAVFFKPAQEPPPKAAHEPPRLMRAPVELLVAICVAVGLVPVLAEGLLAPAVRAALGEPLEFHLAIWHGINLPLIMSLIALVAGAAAYWRHADLRRFARSFRPVDARLVFESAVQRLGNTAEAGLAWFDGASLQRYMSWLLLATLVAGALGLVEMTGLTGEKGNQPLDGILLLGAGLLLFGGLGTAITHRYRLISLLLLSVVGLVVSLTFARFSAPDLALTQLSVEVVTMILLMLALFFLPQKTPPESSNRRSLRDIVLSGALGLVVASLNYAVLTRDNAPISGFFLDNSVPGGGGHNVVNVILVDFRGFDTLGEITVLALAGLAIFKLLNRLRLFMPHSDGEGRVWSPDRYPAILTSISMALLPLALLVSAFIFLRGHNLPGGGFIAGLITAVALILLYMARGVEWAQQRLDFPYQPVAVAGVGIATLTGLGSWLFGYPFLTSAFGYFSLPLVGKFELATAMLFDLGVYLAVVGATLMILANLGKVTTPHRPAKEPVESFTDTTTRPSKENT
- a CDS encoding putative monovalent cation/H+ antiporter subunit A, which translates into the protein MQLAVLGGFVVAGMAPLLHRWFGDRTPLVMALLPASLAAWLLGQWPTVTAGEVLLLEWAWVPGLDVTLSFLIDGLSWLFAMLITVIGSLVLVYTGDYLRGHRDLPRFLVVLVAFMMSMLGLVLADNLVTLFVFWELTSITSFLLIGFNHSDLSARKAAQQGLYVTAGGGLALLAGFVMLAMAGGSWSLAELTTRGEALRAHALYLPLLVCLLIGAFTKSAQFPFHFWLPNAMAAPTPVSAYLHSATMVKAGIYLLARLHPALGGTDAWTLSLSLVGAMTMVTGAFLAIHHTNVKKLLAYSTVMALGTLTLLLGLGTPGALVAFVAFLLAHSLYKGALFLVAGILDHETGTKDVTHMGGLRHAMPRTAAIAAVAALSLAGMPPLLGFVGKELLLESALAAEQYRILIVVLTFVASVLTLAVAAIVALRPFFGPLRRTPRSPREAPLGMLVGPALLAALSLIFGLAPGWLDGLVAVTVGEIGAVDHDVHLALWHGINLPLMMSLASLLLGLAVWRRWDRLRAHLARLRPLMARGPEAGYEALMAGLVMVAEWQTRMLQNGHIRNYLIVTLLTLLGLVGHALFFRHVPSLEAPLDLYLHEAMVAGLMVAGAVAACVMRSRLAAVAAVGIMGFSIALVFVLFSAPDLAITQLLVETLTVVLLVLVLFRLPRFATLSTPTERARDLVVAGLSGIMVTLLMLSVLAGERLPRISDYLITNSQPQGHGHNIVNVILVDFRALDTLGEMFVLALAAVGVLAMLRFHAKSGGTEPIPPRESDDG
- a CDS encoding Na+/H+ antiporter subunit B, which translates into the protein MVRSGTLILSVAARLLLPLQLLFSLFLLLRGHDEPGGGFIAGLVASGAFTLYLFAYGGRAMHAMLKVSPRDLIGAGLTLGVLSTLPAWWQGEPFFTAQWWTIPVIDFKASTPLLFDIGVYLVVLGSVLTAITALVDTDREDDA
- a CDS encoding Na+/H+ antiporter subunit C → MEPLLAVAIGILFAAAIYMMLRRSIVKLVIGLMLLSNAANLLIFVSAGLTRGAPPLVPQGMIAPEGVVADPLPQALVLTAIVIAFGVLSFAVVLVRRAWEIVRADDLDRMRDTDT
- a CDS encoding Na+/H+ antiporter subunit D — translated: MNPQIALPILIPLLAGAVSLLFWRSRLMQRIVAVSGTALLLASSIWLLASVSREGILVLQVGNWPAPFGISLVADLLGAIMVVLTGIIGFAVALYSLATTGRGHEAYGYFPLMHLLLAGVAGAFLTGDIFNLYVWFEVMLVASFALLILGSEKTQMEGAIKYVTLNLLSSVIFLVAVGLLYGMVGTLNMADIARRLASLEDNGMADVLAMMFMVAFGIKAAAFPLFFWLPASYHTPPVAVSALFAGLLTKVGVYALYRVFTLIFHHNPGYTHEILLWGAGLTMLSGVLGAAAQYEFRRILSFHIVSQIGYMILGLALFTPLAIIGGVFYIVHHILVKTNLFLVSGIVHRLQGSYRLKRLGGLYRSHPWLAVLFLVPALSLAGMPPLSGFFAKFIVIRAGIEAEAYGVTAIALLVGLLTLYSMVKIWSEVFWKTAPDGNESRTHPAVGQRELWLMSLPAVGLALCTLFIGLNAGPLYDLAEASAGELLAPERYIEAVLGPLEERSP
- a CDS encoding Na+/H+ antiporter subunit E, whose amino-acid sequence is MIGAAWNLLLGVAWVVLTGDFSGGNLLAGLTFGYLVLALIQPQVPALAGYAQRLPRLIRFVGFFFKELLLANLKVAFDVVTPPWYMRPGVIAMPLKARSEFEIALVANLISLTPGTLSLDVSDDRRVLYIHAMFLDDEAELRRNLAELERRALELFH
- a CDS encoding monovalent cation/H+ antiporter complex subunit F, whose amino-acid sequence is MSIVILSSLVLMTLALCLAFVRLYIGPSLPDRVVALELFSSMIVGIIGVVAIATDVPSLLDVAIVMALMAFMAAIGFARFLERGGPRDD
- the mnhG gene encoding monovalent cation/H(+) antiporter subunit G, with translation MIEMLKGGLILVGAIFMFLAALGLVRLPDLLTRMHATTKAVTLGTSLIMLAVALHFGEVAVVARALGVILFIMLTAPVAAHVIGRAGYFVGAKLWHGTIKDELRPNYDPLTHELKSGLETEANAVHKPRENDPD